The stretch of DNA CCCTaccagaaaagtaaaataaaaagggggtcACTGCTGGAGTTCAAAGGTTAATTgttaatctttctttttttgtgttaaattgGGTCAGAGAAAACACAGACCAGCTCTGAAAATAAGTTTGCCGTAAAGCCTGTAATTACTGTCCAAGTAGTTATTGCATCTGTTTGGTCAAACATTAAGGTGCCCCCTACCCCCGGCCAGTTTCctaataatgattaataattaGGTGTAATAAtggctgatttattttttaaatatacatgcagACCAGCCTGAAATCATAAATATCTCTACGAACCTCCATATTCTTTTGCATTCAAGTATATttctctatatattttatttccaccctaatttattgaaattattctctaaataaatataacaaaaataaaatatttcccttCGATTAATATACAGTTATTTACTGATATGAGCTgctttgtatttttcttctttgccattatttatttttttccagaataaaAAATGGATTGCAACAGATGATATGTGCATGGGGTTAACTCCTTAGCTGCAAGAAGGGTTGAGAACACATTGGAAACCCCTGTATTGTCAATCCAACTGGCAAATGAAGGGTTGGCATGAATATCTATGATGAGAATGTCAGTAGAAAATGATGCATAATTAGTCGCGATGCTCGTGACGATCGTCACCCCGACATTTTGGAATCAATCTTCTACATTGTATTTAAAGGCTTCTATGAGACCCTCTAAAGAATGCACAAATCCAGAGACACTACAGATGGATCCAATAACAAAGATGGCAACATCAAAGAAGACATGATGCCAAAGAAGCTTCCTCCACATAAGCTTCAGATGGAAGAGACTTGGAAGGAGGAAGCAAAGACCAGCTCCTGTGAGGCTTCCGGTGAGACCCATCAACAGGGCGAAGTGGGGCACATAGATGGCCATCAGCAAAGTGAATATGACCAAAGCGCATCTGAGAGCGAGCCCCCAAGACTTAATTCTCCCATCACCCCCATAGCAGTTTGGGAAGAGTGCCCTGCTTCCTTCTTGGAAGAGAGACTTCTCCAGGACCTCCACAGCAGCAAAGAAGGGCAGTGGATAGGAGAGTAAGGCCTTGGACACTAAGAAGATGTTGACCACTGCCCTGATGGTGGATGGCAGGTTATCTGTTATGACCTCCTTGGTTTCGTCGGCCCACGTTAGGTAAGCCACCAGAGCAAAGAGTCCTTTCAGAATGCAAGCTGCGATGTGAGTCCAATTCATCATGCAGTGGAATTCCTTTGGGGTTTGCATGTTTCCTTCCAGAGAGGGCAAGAAGATCTGGGAGGTGTAACTGAAGACAATTATGCCTATAGAGATAGGAAACTTCTTTACATCTATGTAGAACTTGACTTTGTCCCAAGCCCAGTCCCTTGCTCTCGACAGACAGTAGGCGATTACCAGGACGTTTATAACAAAATGAGCCAAGGTGCAGAGCAAGCTGAATTTGGACACAGATTTGAGGGTCTTGAGGAAAGCACATGGAAGGAGCACAGCAGTGGCTATGATGGACCAGGACTTCTGGGACACTGGTAAGGTCGGGAAGCTGTTGTACATCAAGTTTCCGCTCACCACTACATACAGGATGCACGTCATGACCAGTTCGATTATCTGAGCAACGTTGACAATTCTTCCACCAAGTTTAGGAAACCGCGGTGCACAGCATGCATTGGCAATGTCTACGTACGTGTCTCTCACCCTAACCGTCTCACCGTCCTCGTTCTCTTCATAGAGGCAGGCAATGAGGATCTTCCCCGTATAGCAACACACCACAGCAGCAAAAATGATAAGGAACAGTCCCAGGTATCCACCATGAAGAATAGCATAGGGTAAACCCAAAACAAACATTCCCTGCAAAACAGAAGTACATGAGAGATGAGGTTCCAAAGACATATAGGTTCAATGCTAACATACTACGAGGGCTTTACCGGGATGGTGCCGTCAAATATCAGAAGCTGTTTCACAATAGGACCATATTAACAAggataaaaacatgtatttataaatgcagACGTGTGGTGGATCCAAGGAGTCAAACGAGAATTCCCCATCACGTTTAATTCAAAATCAGTGTTTCAATGGGTTTATTTTGCCTTGCTTTGGATCTAAAATAGCTTGAACTTGGTGGATTTATTCATAGTACCCGCATGTGATACCCCAGGGGCTGGGGCACTACCAGGGGTTATGAAATTACAAAAGGGTCCACTCACAATTGGGTGCCGGTGTGACATCATCTCATGCCAATACTTGTGAGGTCAAGGAGGTTCTCTCCCCATTCAACACCTAAAGAATGGGTACTTAAAGCATCATGTGTCTTCTATTTAGGGAACAGTCACTCGCTTCATGTGGCTCCTCCATATACCATGCTGACTCCTTTCCTAAATATCTGCTACAGTTTTCAGCAGTCATGTATTGTTAGGTATTTTAACCGGTACCTTAACCTTGTCATAACTTGACAAACGTTGGTATTAAGGGTTGTGTTTGGTGAAAGCGGATGGTTTTTGTTTGACCGCACCTTATTCTGAATCAAAACTGATAGgtgtatgaaaaaaacatgcattttcttATAATTCAGGAATAGTGCTTACAATGATCtttggatatttaaaaaaaaaatagcatgtaTGGGTTAATCATTACGCTTTTTCCTTCTGAATAGAGCCCTGTCAGctttaaaaagcataaaaggacTGCAGTCATTGAGGGCCTTTCACACTTTCCGCCATTTTGTCTACATGCTCgtgtatattaatattcagGAGACATTAACGCTCGTTCAGAACTCCAGGAATTACCATGGaaattaccatggaaaccaagggAATGTTTCGTTTTTTTGTTAATGGGGCCCTGGGCATTCCTACGTGTTCTCCAAACCCCCGATCATCAATTTCAGTCCATCTCTCTAGATCCAGAATATCTCCCTACTTCTACCTTCATCTTAACACCTTACTTCTACCTCCACCATAGCACTCTACTTCTACCTCAATCGCAGCACCCTACTTCTACCTCCATCTCAGCACCTTACTTCTACCTCCATCTCAGCACCTTACTTCTACCTCCATAGCAGCACCCTTCTTCTACCTCCATCTCAGCACCTTACTTCTACCTCCATCACAGCACCCTTCTTCTACCTCCATCTTAGCACCTTACTTCTACCTCTATCGCAGCACCCTTCTTCCATCTTCACTGCAGCATCTTACTCACTCTCCTGCCTTTATCTCAGCTCCCtcttttattttgacaaatatGAAACTTCCTAGGAGAATGAAGCCAAAATGTGATGGTACTTGGACACATAGGATACCTGATGTGGGCCCTTGAGGAATGCATTGACCCAGGGAGGCCTGCATCTTTTTGACCTGGCCCAAAAGATGTCCCTGAGCTTCTCAACCAGGGGGAAAACACTCATGCATTCCCTTCATTCCTCCGTTGTGTGCCTCAGAGCAAATAACACAACTAGAAAGGTGTCTTTTCTTAATATTCCAAACACCTTGAAGAATAACCCTTTTCTTCAAGAAAAAGCAACGTGTTTTAGCACCCCTTTAATGCTGGTGGAGGAGATAACATTATTTCCAATTGAGTAATTAGTGACATTAGTCATCCACGGCGCAGAGCTAGAGGGTGAAGGAAGAAGGACGCTCCATGGCTCCCAAGCATTTTATGGATAGATTCATCTGAATTCCCTTACACAGCAGAAATAATGCCAGCTAGTGACCTATTTTCTGGCCAATGTCATCTACTGCCTTCACCATACCGAACCATGCTCCGCGCCATTTTCTGCATTAATGCCATGCAGTTATCATATGCAACAATCCCTGAAATagattctttttaataaaaattccaCATTCCCGTTCTATTAACTAAAGTTATTTTGAAGTCACAAGAAGAATAGTTTAACTAGCCAAGGGTATTCCTGGGATAACACATTGGAATATTAAATAAACCTTCTATGTATATAGTTTGGCCCAGAGGAGTTTAAAACGATAAAAATCAGTTTGGTAAAAGATATTGGTGATATTGTTGGTCTCTGGCTAAGGATGATTAACGTTGTTAgcattattctatttttttttaatagccatTTTCCAACTGTTTCTCACTTGCCAAATATCAACTCCTCAGGACATACTGTGAGAGGGGTTTCAGAGATGCATTATTAGTCTGTTACCGTTTCTTATTTCCTGtatcctttttttctccaaattaatccatttctttgtgttttttttccaccactATTAAATTGTCTGATTTTGCAAGAAAGATTCGCTAAATTGGTTCCCCACACAGACGAGCTGCGGCGTGCAGTTCCCAGTTTCCCCAGAAGGGGGCAGGCGTAGCCAGTGACATTTTGATGCACAGATTTTCATGAAGAAAATGTTGGTGTTGAGGCATTCCGCACAGAAACGCCATCTTTAGGAAGCACAAAATACAATGTGCAGCATCTGGCATCCAAAGGGTTAAGGGAAATAGTCAaaattattcaataaaaaaagtctGTTGCAACATTAATTACATTCTAAATTAATAGGTATGAGGGAGACATATGGGGCTATGTGTTACTTCCAAAAATGTTTATCTATCtgctatctctctctctatgtagatagatagatagatagatagatagatagatagatagatagatagatagatagatagatagatagacagacagacagacagacagacagacagatatcaTATCCATCTACCCCTTTGGTATGAATAGGGTGGTGAAATTAAAACTTCAAGTTTTCATATATagtaaagacaaaaaatatgggAAAATAGGTGGCTAGTACCTATGGAAAGAAATAAATGAGAGAGATGAGAATGTTACAAGATAAATTAAGAAAGAGAAACAACAGAATACAACTGCATTTACTACAGAAGTATAGAAATGTATTCTACATATAAAGATGTGA from Spea bombifrons isolate aSpeBom1 chromosome 13, aSpeBom1.2.pri, whole genome shotgun sequence encodes:
- the SLC32A1 gene encoding vesicular inhibitory amino acid transporter, which codes for MATMIRSKLSSAATSVSNKSQAKVSGMFARMGFQAATDEEAVGFAHCDDLDMEHRQGLQMDILKTEVPAGDVPAEGDIHYQRDGTGPPPSDSKDEGLCSELSSVGKPKITAWEAGWNVTNAIQGMFVLGLPYAILHGGYLGLFLIIFAAVVCCYTGKILIACLYEENEDGETVRVRDTYVDIANACCAPRFPKLGGRIVNVAQIIELVMTCILYVVVSGNLMYNSFPTLPVSQKSWSIIATAVLLPCAFLKTLKSVSKFSLLCTLAHFVINVLVIAYCLSRARDWAWDKVKFYIDVKKFPISIGIIVFSYTSQIFLPSLEGNMQTPKEFHCMMNWTHIAACILKGLFALVAYLTWADETKEVITDNLPSTIRAVVNIFLVSKALLSYPLPFFAAVEVLEKSLFQEGSRALFPNCYGGDGRIKSWGLALRCALVIFTLLMAIYVPHFALLMGLTGSLTGAGLCFLLPSLFHLKLMWRKLLWHHVFFDVAIFVIGSICSVSGFVHSLEGLIEAFKYNVED